The Tachysurus fulvidraco isolate hzauxx_2018 chromosome 19, HZAU_PFXX_2.0, whole genome shotgun sequence genomic sequence CATGGACAGATTTATACACTGCACGAAGTTGAATCTTACCTGCACCATGGCCAAGTCTTGCTTGCGGCAACGGATCACCACTTTGGGTTCAAGCAGCTGATAAAATCCCTGAGaagcataaaatattttataagggTCTTgtgattcattaattttctaccgcttatctgaactccTCGGGACAcagggagcctgtacctatctcaggcgtcatcgggcattgaggcaggatacaccctggacctggagtgccaacctatcacagggcacacacactcaatcactcacacactacggacaattttccagagatgccaatcaacctaccatgcatgtctttggactgggggaggaaaccggagtacccggaggaaacccccgaggcacggggagaacatgcaaactccacacacacaaggcggaggcgggaatcgaacccccaaccctggaggtgtgaggcgaacgtgctaaccactaagccaccatgccccccggTCTTGTGATTATACCCACAAATTTAACCTGTTAGCAAAGATAACAGGCCACCTTGTTCCTTAAGGTATAGTTCACACTATGGACTTACACAAGGTACTccaatgtatataataatatataataatatatgcatatataattTAGAAGTGTAGTGTGTCTTAAATGGAACACTAAGGTTTTTGTACGGAGAAGAAATAAAGTCAATGCAAAAGGATGTCAAACACACAGTAATGCGATGCCACTTGTTTTAGTAGAATACGTAgaatgttgaaaaataaattacacaatgtgggctaatttaaaagacatttgtaaTGTATCTTGTTACTGGATTGTCGTTGGCCGCTGTGAATTTGTTTTCCCGTCATCCAGCGTCAGTACCTAATCCACTACCCTAGCCATGGCCATCTTCTACCATGTAAGCAAAGCTGAGTGTTGAGCGCATGAAGTTTGCAACATTCcctcgttttgttttttttaaatttctctgAATAATTTGCTTCATCCGGGTACTTGAGGTGTTCTTTTCTTGTACAACACACTattcacattaaataagtatgtgaGTTGGGACACAGCTTTTGTCTCCATTCACATAGAAAGCACATCATAAAGACATCCTGGTACTTTCTTGATCCCATTAGGAAAGTTACAGTAGAGGTACattacagaccaaaagtttggacacaccttccaaaagtttggacacaccaccttttcaacaggacaatgaccccaaacacacctccaggctgtggaagggctatttgaccatgaaggagagtgatggggtgctgcgccagatgacctggcctccacagtcaccggacccgAACCCGATcaagatggtttggggtgagctggaagtgctaagcatctctgagagctccttcaagactgttggaagaccatttcaggtaactacctcttgaagctcatcaagagactgccaagagtgtgcaaagcagtaatcaaagcaaaaggtggctactttgaagaacctagaatacgacattttcagtcgtttcacacttttttgttatgtacgtatataattccacgtgttaattcatagatttgatgccttcagtgtgaatctacaattttcatagtcatgaaaataaagaaaactctttgaatgagaaggtgtgtccaaacttttggtctgtactgtatatcggTATTCTACACTTACATCAGTCTTAgtgttaaatgtttgtttgcATCGGTTTTTAAATATTCGTTTAGAAATTGCACAAATGAGGATGGGATTGTCCGTGCACAAATTATTACCTGTAGCACTAGTCCATCCATCAGGGCTGAGTACCGAGCTGGATCTCTGGCTACATTAGCCAGCCTATTACGTGCATCATTTATCATGtcctataattaaaaaaaaataaattaaagagttcacataaacacaaacaaactagCCAATTTCGAATCCAACTCGAGGACTTATAACCAACCGTGATCATGTTATCACGAGCCTTCAGCACCTTCAATCTGGCCTGGTTCATCAAGTTGGACATTTGACTGTGGAACAAGAAATAGATTGAAGACAGTACACAGAGAAGAAAGTACTTAATGACTCTAGTTTTTTAATCCAATCCTGGAGAGCCTTCTTTCTGCAAGACATGACTCACATTTTCTTCTGCTGCTcaatttgtttttccttcttttcataGTACTCCATGATCTTCAGCCTCTGAGTCTGCACCAGGCGACCCTTCTCGATGTTAAACTCTTCTTCTGCCTGCGGAGAAAGACTTACTCCAGTAAAGATGCGCATTATAGCTAAACTTGTTTAGGCTTAAAATTAGCGACTAGCAATTTGatcatgaatttttttttttttaaaacagactATAAAGAAATAACTATAgtgattaaaacatttatattatatcaaGCATTTTTAATATAAGCTATGTTTACCTTGGCATCAATTTCCTCTGCTTTTTCATTGGCCTCCTGCTCAATGAAAGCCATCATGTGCTTGATctagagacaaagagaaagagaaaaatgagagaTTAAGTGATGATAAAATCAATCAAGTCAAATGGCTGGTGTGATTAATTAAGTAGTAACTGAATATGATCAACAAAGTATGAGCTACAGTGCATGCAGAGGGCCAGACATGTTTTAAACTGCTACACAATCACGTGCTGATGCTTGAATCTGATGGAATACTATATCAGCCTTGACTATATGGCAGGATTTCAGTCTCGGACACAGACATATAGAGTATATATGTGCGTGGGTGTATGTACATACGTGCATGTGTCTGTCATTTAGtccaaacattcattcattatgatagatagatagatagatagatagatagatagatagatagatagatagatagataaacatgttatagcgcgcgcgcgctcacacacacacacacacacacacacacgcacgcacgcacgcacgcacaatGGCGGTGTCCTTCCCTATAACGGTTTTGAAGGTTATATCTGCACACACGCTGTAGTAAATTTTAAGATAAAACATCATAAAGCTCATTCAATTCATTCAACGTCACATTCAGTGCATTAACGGGAGGTTTAATGACGTAAAATCCTCCCACTGTCTCCCATCATCACCTGCTTCTGGACGTCCGCATCGCTGAGCGCcatgtctgctgtctgtctgctgtctgtctgctgtctgtctgctgtctgtctgctgtctgtctgctgcACCACGAAGCTCCACTAAAACCACGTCTTGGTCTTTAATAAATGAGCCAGAtacaataacactatacaatcaCACCGGAGAGAGATGTCCCTTAAAGCATCAGCTGATCCTCGGTCAACAATCACAGGCTTCACGTGACACGCACTTCCTTTTCTGAGGACCAATCAGGATTAAGTGCATGTGACCAGGTTAGTCAGTCAATCCAGATGACATGGTCTTGTGTCCAGATATATTATCTTCTGCTTATGTACAGTTTATGTACATGAAATGACATGTACTATGTAATTTCATGTATAGACCACCACCAAtaatggccaaaagtatgtggacacctgaccattacaccAATATATAGCTACcatgcacagtaacacagtttcttttgtttttgctattatATTCTCTACTACTATAAactcttgtgtgtgtctgtggggattagtgatcattcagctacaggagcattagtgagatcagacactgatggtgtagcgtgtctgtggggattagtgatcattcagctacaggagcattagtgagatcagacactgatgttggagtgtgtctgtggggattagtgatcattcagctacagaagcgttagtgagatcagacactgatgttggagtgtgtctgtggggattagtgatcattcagctacaggagcattagtgagatcagacactgatgttggagtgtgtctgtggggattagtgatcattcagctacaggagaattagtgagatcagacactgatgttggagtgtgtctgtggggattagtgatcattcagctacaggagcattagtgagatcagacactgatgttggagtgtgtctgtggggattagtgatcattcagctacaggagaattagtgagatcagacactgatgttggagtgtgtctgtggggattagtgatcattcagctacaggagcattagtgagatcagacactgatgtcggagtgtgtgtctgtggggattagtgagatcagacactgatgttggagtgtgtctgtggggattagtgatcattcagctacaggggcattagtgagatcagacactgatgttggagtgtgtctgtggggattagtgatcattcagctacaggagaattagtgaggtcagacactgatggtgtaagagtgaggaggtctggagttcagtgttccagttaatcccaaaggtgttcagtggggttgagtcagagtcactgctctgtgcaggacactcgagttcttccactccaactttAACACACCATGCTTTCGAGGGGCTTTGTGCCCAGGGACATTCTTTTACTGTAACAGTGTCTGAGTCTCAGTTCAAAGGAAGGGAAATTATAATGTTATAGTATACAAAGACTTTCTAGATTAAATTATGTGTTTATAAATTTGTGGGGAAAGAATATATAGTTGTTATGAATATGTTTGGACCACATGCAGATGGTGAGGAGAAGGCCTAGCTGCTTCTTCATCCACCTACACTGTGTACAATTTAGGACAGGACATTCTTGAAATCTATGAAgtttatgcagttatccaatctTCTAAAATATCCAGGCCTCTCCGGTACTAACAGCCATGCCACAGTTAAAGTTCAACCGATCACATTTTGTTCTTCCTTATGATGTTTATCAAGAACATTTACCTGCACCTGATCATTTATGCAGTGTGCTTCTGCCACACGATTTGGTCATTAGGTGTAAGTGcccaggtgttcctattaaagtaaACACTAAGTATGTATTTAATTTCTGATGGCTCTCCTAGTCGattagaaagagaaaataacaaCAGACAAGATAGAAGAGAAGATACTAACAAAAGCTGGTTCTATCTCAGCTCATACAACACATGGAGGGAGAGAAGCATGAAATGGAGCTCTGAGAGCCACTGtgtcagaagaagaagaagaagaagaactgtAGCAGTAGaggaaagtgacgtgacatactcagaattcgttctctgcatttgacccatccaaagtgcgcacacacacccggagcagtgggcagccatttatgctgcggcgcccggggagcagttggggggttcggtgccttgctcaagggcacctcagtcgtggccggcccgatactcgaacccacaaccttaggattacgagtcagactctctaaccattaggctagtAGAGTAGCAGTAGAGGTAGCAGTAGAGGAGTCTGaagcagcagtagcagtagaGGAGCAGCAGTAGTAGTTGTAGAGGACCTTTCTCAGGTTCTCCTCTAGATGGCGCTACACTCCCAGTAAACACTCTTATGCAAAGGAAGAAGACTTTTGGTGGACGTCAGCTCTAAGCAgagctttgttgttgtttttattgttgttggtgtttaccgttattataattttatacacGGACCTCTTACACGAAGGCTCTCAGAATGACAAAGGCTAAGAAAATGAAAAGGGAAAAGATTAGTGTTGCGACTGAGGTGAGTCACATGTAGCACCTTGACGCATGGCAGACCGGCCATGTTGacgttatgtatgtatgtgtgtatgtgtgtgttgtgacagAAATGAGTTAATGTGTATACAGCTAAAGCGTGAAATAAATCGATTCTGCACGTATTTTATATCTTAACCTCGATGTAATCAGTGGTGGTTTCTATGCCACTGTTGGTGTTTCTACTGCCACCTCGTGGACCTAAGCGGTATTACATTACTACTTGTAGTCTTGCTTAGACTTTGGGGAAAAAACCCTAAAGAATAGGTAGCCAACAGAGAttgattaaattttatatatatatatatatatatatatatatatatatatatatatatatatatatatatatataaaatcaaaccCACAGACAAAAGATCAATCCAGTGCACACCTTACAGTGTATATGCCAAATGCTATACTATCCCAATGCATAAAGTGTCCCATTGAGCTGTTAAAGAGAAGATCTTCATATTTATATTGAAATGAATACCAATATAAGTGCTATCACCAGGCAAGCCTTTGGACATTTCTTATTAAATcgaagctattttttttttgttctagaTTGACCGTATTGAGGAGCAGCGATTGAAGTGTCAGAGTAGCCTGGAGAGGGAGGAATTCAGACATCGACGTGAGGAGCTCTCAGATGAAGAAAAGTAAGCTGGCACGTTTTGAATATGGAGAAATTAATTATTACTCACTGTCGTGACTATTACATCAAGTCACATAAGGCTATAACACTCCTATGTGTTTCCAAAGACAGGCTCTTGAGGATGAAATGGCGATCATGAACGAGAGGATAAAGACGTACGGTAATGCAACgaaaaatacattttggtcCAAAAGAATAAGTTTTGTTGCTGTGGAGTTGATTAGATGTGTATGTTGTTTCAGAGAAGGAGCTTGCAGATTTGCGAGGTGAGAACAGGAGGAATATGATGCTGTCTGTAGCACTGCTGGTCATCACTGCGCTTTTCTATTACGCCTTTGTTTATTGAGGACACCTGTATCCACACCGCCGCCTTGAGCCGTCATTCATCTTCTGTTTTTAGAAGgctagtattattattacataatgaTACCTGTGAGACCTGTCAGTGGTGGGATTTATGTGCAAGGCAGCATTTGAACAGTCAGTTTTTGAGTTTGGCAAAATGGGCAAAAGTGTTTGTAAAGTCTTGGTGTCGGAAACCACAGCATACCTTATGTGAAGTCCATGTTTCTGTTAGTCAGAGCTTTTCTGCACAACAGACCAACACTATTTTAGATAGGTGGTGTATGTACATCATTTTACATTATTGGCTTCTGGGGTCTGATCTTTTTTTTgagtgaataaattaaaaaaaagacacaaaatagaATTGGAAggaaatatatgtatatttgtaaaAACTCATAATGAGAACCAGGAGACCTGAAAGAAGGTTCCATGTTTGTATTGCGTTTCAGAAATCATTTGTATCActgttaacatttttaataaggGTGTATAAACTTTTTCACTCATgtgtcatgtacagtatgtgatgtaTGTTCCGTTAGGGCAAATATGTAATATGACGATGTACACAAACATCCTGCGTACTTGTCTCGTACTTGCCAAAATCTACACTAGATCTTACTACATGTGTGAATTTTGATAAaactgtgtaaatatatataaatatttcagctgCTGGGGTTTTTGtggtgttggtttttttttttttacatttaatttatattggATATACATATTTTAATGAAGGGCCACTTTGGGTGATGTATTATATTCTaggtcatttattttgtttttatattaaatcctCTGATAGTTTTGATCGTCTCTGTGAGTTCCTTACTATAGAAACCCAAATTTTATTTGTCGGTACAACAAACAgcgtatgattgtgtatgtgaaggATAAAATTAgaatttctatagtaacaactcatgTGCCACATAATAtaagactaataataatcatattttaataataaagtggtATTTTCTTTAAGGATACAGTTACTAAACTTTTATGCAAGGATTCTTCACTGTAAGTAGTTTTCCGCCAttggaaagtcttcaggactgaCAAGATTGCTTGTTCTGGATTCTGAGTGAAACGACAAGCTCTAAGACAGGGAGAGAGCATTTATTATTGCTATAACATAAACCATTACAGGAAATAATAATTTGTCTTGTTGATGTTCCACAATGATGATTCAAGCTATTGTTAACACCATTTCATCATATATCAagcttaaataaaatgtattctgtCCCTACTGTTGTATTGTGACTTCGGACTTCTTGAGATACGCGGAATGATTATTACCCACATGTTGAAGGTGAAATATCAGCATTAAACTTGAACTCGGGTTCAAATGCAGTCTGGAGGTGTGTTGTGTGACGTTGATTgatgcaaaatgctgtaaatacagTAAGTGAAACGAGATACAAAACACCATCTGTCTTTAGTCGCTGAATGTTTTCCAGGTAACTTTTTATTGCATTTCTACAGGACTTGCATGCACAGAAGAGTATTGGGACAGAGAGGGGGTTATTACATCCAAATTCAGATccagcaaaaaaagaaaaacaaaactaaccaGCACATCCACTGTTAATATAACATTCTACCaaccagggttttttttttttttaacctccacGTTTCCTTACTGCAATGGATCGAAACACCATAAAGCGGGTTTAGTCCTTATTATAGAccggtaaataaataaaaccaagtGTTGTGGTTTTTGTAGTTGTAATTTGTAAATCTCTTACCATCTTGCTAAGGTTTTAGATCCAAGGAAATGTTGTGTTCTACCACGATTCACTACAAGGTGCTATTAAACAGAGCTAGATTGCATCCGGGTGGCAGGAATACATGGATTTGTACAACCGGAAATCTTTTATACCACCTCATTTAATACATAAAGTACTTTCACCATAACTAAAATAGATTCTTTTATCTCAAAATAAAGATTAAGGATAAAATATTCCAAATGCATATCGTTTGTTAATAGGCCTTGTTCAATGTTGCGAGTCACGAGTCActgagagaagaggaaggaAAGCAGGTCATCAGTGAACAGAACGGAGA encodes the following:
- the atp6v1e1b gene encoding V-type proton ATPase subunit E 1, producing the protein MALSDADVQKQIKHMMAFIEQEANEKAEEIDAKAEEEFNIEKGRLVQTQRLKIMEYYEKKEKQIEQQKKIQMSNLMNQARLKVLKARDNMITDMINDARNRLANVARDPARYSALMDGLVLQGFYQLLEPKVVIRCRKQDLAMVQAAVQKNIPVYKAAVKCNLEVRIDQDNFLPSDISGGIELYNADGKIKVSNTLESRLDLLAQQMMPEIRVALFGVNQNRRFMD
- the ccdc167 gene encoding coiled-coil domain-containing protein 167; protein product: MTKAKKMKREKISVATEIDRIEEQRLKCQSSLEREEFRHRREELSDEEKQALEDEMAIMNERIKTYEKELADLRGENRRNMMLSVALLVITALFYYAFVY